One segment of Pseudomonadota bacterium DNA contains the following:
- the rsfS gene encoding ribosome silencing factor — protein MDTKEKVRTCGTYADEKKAKDVLILELMGLTDIADYFLLASGTSERHVRTISEYVETNMKDIGVVPYSVEGYNDGRWVIIDYQNVIVHIFLETLRELYDLESLWIEAKRYRIDKENKISGVGNEETKA, from the coding sequence GTGGATACAAAAGAAAAGGTAAGAACATGCGGTACATATGCAGACGAAAAAAAGGCAAAAGATGTTTTGATTCTCGAACTCATGGGACTTACAGATATTGCAGACTATTTTTTATTAGCAAGTGGAACAAGCGAACGACATGTGAGGACAATATCCGAATATGTAGAGACTAATATGAAAGACATTGGCGTAGTACCATACTCAGTAGAAGGTTACAACGATGGCAGATGGGTGATAATAGACTATCAAAATGTTATAGTCCATATATTCCTTGAAACGCTGAGAGAACTATATGACCTTGAGAGTCTCTGGATAGAAGCAAAGAGGTACAGAATCGATAAAGAAAATAAGATTTCAGGGGTGGGAAATGAAGAAACAAAGGCTTGA
- a CDS encoding glutamate-5-semialdehyde dehydrogenase: MKPERLAKVAREISNTLAHATTEQKDRVLLALKGLIQERQDYIFRENKKDIEEAKEAGLAKNLIERLRVDEKVIREMKGSIRDVVALPDPVGEIVKVWKRPNGMLVGRMRIPIGVILVIYESRPNVTIETFSLCLKSGNCVILKGGSEAYHSNLALFNLIVEALQKTGMPKDIAQFIETKDRSYIYDLLKMDDCIDLIIPRGGEELIKNVVEHSRVPVLKHYKGVCHIFVDQWAEKDIAYKVCLNAKIQKPATCNAMETLLVHEAIAESFLPEIAKLFKKHGVKLKGCKETMAILKGIDRAEERDWYEEYLDLILSIRIVKDMDEAIAHIRKYGSNHTEAIITANYTNAWRFLREVNSSLVLVNASTRLNDGYQIGLGAEMGISTTKLHAFGPMGLEELTVTKFIVFGDGQLRL; this comes from the coding sequence GTGAAACCAGAAAGACTTGCTAAGGTAGCGAGGGAAATCTCCAATACCCTTGCCCATGCAACAACAGAACAAAAAGACAGGGTTCTTCTTGCCCTAAAAGGATTAATCCAGGAAAGACAGGACTACATTTTTCGTGAAAATAAAAAGGATATAGAAGAAGCAAAAGAGGCAGGTCTTGCAAAAAACTTAATTGAGAGACTGAGGGTTGATGAAAAGGTCATCCGTGAGATGAAGGGCAGTATCAGAGATGTTGTGGCCCTTCCCGACCCTGTTGGGGAGATAGTAAAGGTATGGAAAAGACCTAATGGAATGCTCGTGGGAAGGATGAGGATTCCCATTGGAGTGATTCTTGTGATATACGAATCGCGTCCGAATGTCACAATAGAAACCTTTTCCCTATGTCTTAAAAGCGGCAACTGCGTAATCCTGAAGGGTGGCTCTGAGGCCTACCATTCAAATCTCGCCCTTTTTAATTTAATTGTCGAAGCCCTTCAGAAAACAGGTATGCCAAAAGATATAGCCCAGTTCATAGAGACAAAAGACAGGTCTTACATATATGACCTCTTAAAGATGGATGATTGTATAGACCTTATTATACCAAGGGGTGGCGAAGAACTTATAAAAAACGTGGTGGAACATTCACGTGTGCCTGTTTTAAAACACTACAAAGGGGTATGTCATATTTTTGTGGACCAGTGGGCAGAAAAGGATATTGCTTACAAGGTATGCTTAAATGCAAAAATCCAGAAACCTGCAACATGTAATGCTATGGAAACACTGCTTGTCCATGAAGCTATCGCAGAAAGCTTCTTGCCAGAGATAGCAAAATTGTTCAAAAAACACGGGGTTAAGCTAAAAGGATGCAAAGAAACAATGGCAATTCTCAAAGGTATAGATAGGGCAGAGGAGAGAGACTGGTATGAAGAATACCTTGACCTTATCCTTTCTATAAGGATAGTAAAAGATATGGATGAGGCCATTGCCCATATAAGGAAATATGGCTCAAACCATACAGAGGCTATAATTACGGCAAACTATACCAATGCATGGAGGTTCTTAAGAGAGGTAAATTCTTCGTTAGTCCTTGTAAATGCATCAACAAGGCTGAACGATGGTTATCAAATCGGACTTGGAGCAGAAATGGGGATAAGCACCACTAAACTACACGCCTTCGGTCCTATGGGTCTTGAAGAATTAACAGTCACAAAATTTATAGTCTTTGGCGACGGACAGTTGAGGTTGTGA
- a CDS encoding ComF family protein — translation MHSLLKTVLEIVYPLQCGGCGARGNILCKDCTYTLRIVEEESTCPLCGRWIGKRIMCGECLEEKRGFQEGYFGFYFEGKLRDAVHAFKFNGRKDVGKHLVSLMKERIFSFAERFDCIIPIPVTEKRLKERGFNQSFIIGEEISRITNKEMYHSVLYKTKNTKDQYALSRDERKKNIKGAFTIKNNTGIKGKRILLVDDLFTTGYTAQEASRVLMKAKAKAVVFFALARTPS, via the coding sequence GTGCATAGTCTTTTAAAGACTGTATTAGAGATAGTATACCCATTACAATGTGGAGGTTGTGGCGCAAGGGGGAATATCCTTTGTAAGGATTGTACCTATACGTTACGGATAGTAGAAGAAGAATCAACATGTCCCCTTTGCGGAAGATGGATTGGCAAAAGAATCATGTGCGGTGAATGCTTAGAAGAGAAAAGAGGGTTTCAGGAGGGATATTTCGGTTTTTATTTTGAGGGCAAACTCCGGGATGCCGTTCACGCCTTTAAGTTCAATGGAAGAAAGGATGTAGGCAAGCACTTAGTTTCATTAATGAAAGAAAGGATATTCTCCTTTGCGGAAAGATTTGATTGTATTATTCCTATACCTGTAACGGAAAAAAGGCTGAAAGAAAGAGGGTTCAATCAATCCTTTATCATAGGTGAAGAAATCTCCAGGATAACAAATAAGGAAATGTACCATTCAGTGCTGTATAAGACTAAAAATACAAAGGATCAGTACGCCCTCTCCAGGGATGAAAGAAAAAAGAATATAAAAGGGGCTTTTACAATAAAGAATAACACAGGCATAAAAGGAAAAAGAATCCTCCTTGTAGATGACCTTTTTACTACTGGATATACTGCCCAGGAAGCCTCCAGGGTTCTTATGAAAGCTAAGGCTAAAGCAGTGGTGTTTTTCGCCCTCGCAAGGACACCTTCATGA
- the nadD gene encoding nicotinate-nucleotide adenylyltransferase encodes MAIGIFGGTFDPVHIGHLRVAEEVRESFSLEKVYFVPGYIPPHKRDQKITNADERLKMLKMAIRGNNFLRLSEIEIQRGGVSYSIDTVRFFEKKFRDLFFLIGIDAFSEINTWYNYKEIFYHTNFIIMIRPSHRNTPGIGILPPDVKNDVRVIDKLTFEHISKKGLYFHHITQLDISSTKIRESLKNNRSIKYLVPSSVERFINKRGLYRA; translated from the coding sequence ATGGCAATAGGGATATTCGGTGGAACATTCGACCCTGTACACATTGGACATTTAAGGGTTGCAGAAGAGGTGCGGGAGTCTTTTTCACTGGAGAAGGTCTATTTTGTACCAGGATATATACCTCCCCATAAGAGGGATCAAAAAATTACAAATGCAGATGAAAGGTTAAAGATGTTGAAAATGGCAATACGGGGCAACAATTTCTTACGACTTTCTGAAATAGAGATACAAAGGGGCGGGGTTTCCTATTCCATTGATACGGTAAGATTCTTTGAAAAAAAATTCAGGGACCTTTTCTTCCTCATAGGTATTGATGCCTTTTCTGAGATCAATACATGGTATAATTATAAAGAGATATTCTATCACACCAACTTCATAATTATGATCAGACCAAGCCACAGGAATACACCCGGCATTGGAATACTCCCTCCTGATGTGAAGAATGATGTGAGGGTAATTGATAAACTTACATTTGAACATATTTCAAAAAAAGGGCTCTATTTCCACCATATTACCCAGCTCGACATCTCTTCAACTAAAATAAGAGAATCTTTGAAGAACAATAGGTCAATTAAATATCTTGTCCCCTCTTCAGTGGAAAGATTTATTAACAAAAGGGGGTTGTATAGGGCATAA
- the obgE gene encoding GTPase ObgE encodes MKFVDEANIYVKAGDGGNGCSSFRREKYVPRGGPDGGDGGKGGDVVIFGKKDLTSLLDFKYKLIYRAENGKNGSGKNKKGRDGKDVYINLPLGTIVYDDGNSTLLYDITRDNEKYTAAKGGRGGRGNTRFATPTHRAPLEFEYGEEGEERHLKLVLKLLADIGIVGLPNVGKSTLISHLTDAKPKIGDYPFTTLTPTLGVMQGSEKTFVIADIPGIVEGASKGRGLGLTFLKHIERTHMLLWILDASSSSIDQDYETLRHEIYSFNKEMLNKKRVLVLNKIDLASETELKKLEKYFIKKGEEITKVSALKGWGIEMLKGLLKEKGVNRISNA; translated from the coding sequence ATGAAATTTGTTGATGAAGCAAATATATATGTCAAAGCAGGCGATGGCGGTAATGGTTGTTCAAGTTTCAGGAGAGAGAAATATGTTCCCAGAGGTGGACCTGATGGCGGTGACGGAGGAAAGGGAGGGGACGTAGTCATATTCGGGAAAAAGGACCTCACAAGTCTTTTAGACTTCAAGTATAAACTTATCTACAGAGCAGAAAACGGCAAAAACGGTAGCGGAAAAAACAAAAAAGGCAGGGATGGCAAGGATGTATATATCAATCTTCCCCTTGGAACCATTGTGTATGATGATGGGAACTCAACCCTGTTATACGACATTACAAGGGATAATGAAAAATATACTGCTGCAAAAGGCGGCAGGGGTGGAAGAGGCAATACACGTTTTGCGACCCCTACTCACAGGGCTCCATTAGAGTTTGAGTATGGAGAAGAAGGGGAAGAAAGACATCTAAAATTGGTGCTCAAGCTCCTTGCTGATATTGGCATCGTTGGTCTGCCAAATGTTGGAAAGTCTACACTTATATCCCATTTAACGGATGCAAAACCTAAAATAGGGGATTACCCTTTTACAACCCTGACACCTACCCTTGGAGTAATGCAGGGTAGTGAAAAGACATTCGTCATTGCCGATATCCCTGGCATTGTGGAGGGGGCTTCAAAGGGCAGGGGTTTGGGCCTTACCTTCTTAAAACATATAGAAAGAACACATATGCTCTTATGGATTTTAGATGCTTCTTCTTCATCTATTGATCAAGATTATGAAACCTTAAGACATGAAATTTATTCCTTTAACAAGGAAATGCTCAATAAAAAAAGGGTCTTAGTTTTAAATAAAATAGACCTTGCTTCTGAAACAGAGCTAAAAAAATTGGAAAAGTATTTTATCAAAAAGGGGGAGGAGATCACAAAGGTTAGTGCCCTGAAAGGATGGGGAATCGAAATGCTTAAGGGTCTATTAAAGGAAAAAGGGGTGAATAGAATATCAAATGCTTAA
- a CDS encoding carbohydrate kinase family protein, whose protein sequence is MDIIGVGALNLDFIYETEDLSYIKVAGLDIEEGKEIIGKEDTLSCLKDKLNRFGVLRKVSPGGSASNTCHMLSLMGYEVGMVGVLGEDREGEFYLKQSFYGNKSGITRKGKTGMAYIINAANKDRLIVVFPNSNSEIDEEMVNTDFVARARWIHMSSFVTEEALEVQKKIKTSLLGKVLFSIDLGEIYARMGNKLYPLLEGMEILFISEKEIELLFGAEIKKAVKRALDLVRVVVVKKGKKGASLFSKGYAHDARGESVKVIDNTGAGDVLDGVFLGLYMKGIEPSIAIQVATRAASISTKGYGRDAYPDRQGIDLLINQ, encoded by the coding sequence GTGGATATTATTGGTGTCGGTGCATTGAACCTTGATTTTATCTATGAGACAGAAGACTTAAGCTATATAAAGGTAGCCGGTTTAGACATAGAGGAAGGCAAAGAAATTATCGGGAAAGAAGACACCCTTTCTTGTTTAAAGGATAAATTGAACAGATTTGGTGTGTTAAGAAAGGTGAGCCCTGGTGGTTCTGCTTCAAATACATGTCATATGCTTTCTCTCATGGGCTATGAGGTAGGTATGGTAGGCGTCCTCGGGGAAGACAGGGAAGGGGAGTTCTATTTAAAACAGTCCTTTTACGGAAACAAAAGTGGTATTACAAGGAAAGGCAAAACCGGTATGGCATACATAATAAATGCAGCAAACAAAGACCGTTTAATAGTTGTTTTTCCCAATAGTAATAGCGAGATAGATGAAGAAATGGTGAATACAGACTTTGTCGCCCGTGCGAGATGGATTCATATGAGTTCTTTTGTCACGGAGGAGGCGCTTGAAGTCCAGAAGAAAATAAAGACGTCGCTACTTGGCAAAGTATTATTCAGTATAGATCTGGGTGAGATATATGCGAGAATGGGAAATAAACTTTATCCATTGCTCGAGGGGATGGAAATACTTTTTATATCAGAAAAGGAGATTGAGCTGCTCTTCGGAGCAGAGATAAAAAAGGCGGTGAAAAGGGCACTGGATCTTGTAAGGGTGGTTGTTGTGAAAAAGGGGAAGAAGGGTGCCTCTCTATTTTCAAAGGGATATGCACATGATGCAAGGGGAGAATCAGTAAAGGTAATTGACAATACAGGTGCCGGGGATGTGTTAGATGGAGTTTTTTTAGGTCTCTATATGAAGGGGATCGAGCCTTCTATTGCGATTCAGGTTGCAACAAGGGCAGCATCTATAAGTACGAAAGGTTACGGGAGGGATGCGTACCCTGATAGGCAGGGGATAGACTTATTGATAAATCAATGA
- a CDS encoding 2,3-bisphosphoglycerate-independent phosphoglycerate mutase — protein MIDDLILTNEYKIIFLILDGLGDIQNPAFSYLTPLEAAKKPNIDNLATKAGILGRIMPVDIGITPGSGPGHLSLFGYDPITYEIGRGVLEVLGLNMELKDGDLAARANFCTIKDGIVIDRRAGRIETKETERLCGKIAETIPEIEGVKVLIKPGKSHRFALIFRGKGLSDKLADADPHKDNRPFVNTTPKTKDAKFASRVVNTFMKRVMDVLKEEKVANGILLRGFSTKPDIPPFALKFRLSALAIATYPMYRGIAKVLGMDVKEEPKDYQEMVNILKNNYNSYQFFFLHIKETDLAGEDGNFTDKVKTIETVDKIVPDIYALNPQVLVITGDHSTPCPLKGHSWHPVPLLLITKTGEKDGMAFHEKNCIHGSIGTIYSKQLMPLALAHGLKLDKYGA, from the coding sequence ATGATAGATGACCTGATTCTCACTAACGAGTACAAGATTATCTTCCTGATACTCGATGGCCTTGGAGATATCCAGAATCCGGCATTTTCATATCTTACCCCTCTGGAAGCTGCAAAAAAACCAAACATAGATAACTTAGCTACTAAGGCCGGTATCCTTGGCCGTATCATGCCGGTGGATATAGGAATAACCCCGGGCAGTGGGCCTGGCCATCTAAGCCTTTTCGGATACGACCCCATCACCTACGAGATAGGCAGAGGTGTCCTTGAAGTTTTAGGTCTCAATATGGAACTTAAGGACGGTGACCTTGCAGCAAGGGCAAACTTTTGTACGATAAAAGATGGAATAGTAATAGACAGAAGGGCAGGAAGGATAGAAACAAAAGAAACTGAACGTCTATGTGGAAAAATAGCTGAAACCATACCGGAGATAGAAGGTGTTAAGGTCCTTATAAAACCAGGAAAATCTCATAGGTTTGCCCTGATATTCAGAGGGAAGGGTCTTTCTGACAAACTTGCAGATGCAGATCCTCATAAGGATAACAGACCATTCGTCAATACCACACCAAAAACCAAAGATGCAAAATTCGCATCCAGGGTAGTCAATACCTTCATGAAAAGGGTTATGGATGTTTTGAAGGAAGAGAAAGTAGCAAATGGAATCCTCCTGAGGGGCTTTTCAACAAAACCTGATATACCTCCTTTTGCCCTTAAGTTTCGTTTAAGCGCCCTTGCCATAGCAACATATCCAATGTATAGAGGTATTGCAAAGGTGCTGGGGATGGATGTAAAAGAAGAACCAAAAGACTACCAGGAGATGGTAAATATACTTAAAAACAACTACAATTCATACCAGTTCTTCTTTCTCCACATAAAAGAGACAGACCTTGCAGGCGAAGACGGTAATTTCACGGATAAGGTAAAAACAATAGAAACTGTTGACAAAATAGTCCCCGACATATATGCCCTCAATCCTCAGGTTTTAGTAATTACAGGAGACCATTCCACTCCATGTCCTTTAAAAGGTCACAGCTGGCACCCTGTCCCATTGCTACTCATTACAAAAACAGGTGAAAAGGATGGGATGGCCTTTCATGAAAAGAACTGTATTCATGGTAGCATTGGAACAATATATAGTAAGCAGTTGATGCCCCTTGCACTTGCTCATGGATTGAAGTTAGACAAGTACGGTGCATAG
- the rpmA gene encoding 50S ribosomal protein L27, which yields MAHKKAGGSSRNGRDSSGQRLGVKIFAGQAVKAGSIIVRQHGTRIHPGKNVGVGRDWTLFALIDGVVSFEQTDNKKRANVYPVE from the coding sequence ATGGCGCATAAAAAAGCAGGCGGAAGTTCAAGGAACGGTAGAGATAGCAGCGGCCAGAGGCTCGGTGTAAAAATATTCGCCGGCCAAGCTGTGAAGGCAGGTAGTATAATTGTGAGACAACACGGAACAAGGATACACCCTGGAAAAAACGTGGGGGTAGGCCGTGATTGGACCCTGTTTGCCCTCATTGATGGTGTTGTAAGCTTTGAGCAGACAGATAACAAAAAAAGGGCAAATGTATACCCTGTTGAATGA
- a CDS encoding tetratricopeptide repeat protein yields the protein MKYKIFFFLFFLFLLLYLYISHLNPDNVKLYIGYGRYYETSVADFVVVSFVLGVIISIIMSFFYDLKKALSGWREEKKERRKEEFKDLFEKAKSYDLRGDREKAIENINRVIRRAPDIEEPYIFLSDLYSSMKEFDKAIEVLDLAETNIGKKESILLKKVNAYRAKKDMQKIEPELKEILRINESNLDALTILRDFYIWKKDWNEAYDVEKRLRKFIKTEDEQKKLTGIRYEKAQALFNKNNRNNFESIIKELREILGEDKRFIPAYILLAEVHKKTGKPNEAGRVYGRGYSKTGHVIFLLKMEDLYIDRGDPGVILKIYRRILDISPKDHLISFLYARLCLRLEMIDEAIDMLNILIAEGADFKGLHKAMAEAYIHRGQMDKAVEEFRKAFPVEHVYIPFSCGNCQSKKVEWVDFCENCYSWNTINVKKEEFLHADSAELRMLYEVEDWEGE from the coding sequence ATGAAGTATAAAATATTCTTTTTCCTCTTTTTTCTATTTCTTCTTCTGTATCTCTATATCTCCCACCTTAACCCGGACAATGTGAAGCTCTATATAGGATATGGCAGGTACTACGAAACAAGCGTTGCAGACTTCGTGGTAGTGTCTTTTGTATTAGGGGTAATCATCTCGATCATAATGAGCTTTTTCTATGATTTAAAAAAGGCCTTAAGCGGATGGAGAGAAGAGAAAAAGGAAAGGAGAAAGGAAGAGTTTAAGGATCTTTTTGAAAAAGCAAAATCCTATGACTTAAGAGGGGATAGAGAAAAGGCCATAGAAAATATCAATCGGGTTATTAGAAGAGCTCCCGATATAGAAGAACCCTATATATTTCTCTCTGATCTATATAGTTCTATGAAAGAGTTCGATAAGGCAATTGAGGTCTTAGACCTTGCAGAAACAAACATTGGAAAAAAGGAATCCATATTATTAAAGAAGGTAAACGCCTATCGTGCAAAAAAAGACATGCAAAAGATTGAACCTGAACTGAAAGAAATATTAAGAATAAACGAATCAAACTTAGATGCGTTGACTATTCTGAGAGATTTCTATATATGGAAGAAGGATTGGAACGAAGCCTATGATGTAGAAAAAAGATTAAGGAAGTTCATAAAAACTGAGGATGAACAGAAAAAACTTACAGGCATAAGATATGAAAAGGCACAGGCACTCTTTAATAAGAACAACAGAAACAATTTTGAATCCATCATAAAGGAGTTAAGGGAGATACTTGGTGAGGATAAGAGATTTATACCTGCTTACATACTCCTTGCTGAAGTGCATAAAAAAACAGGTAAGCCAAACGAGGCCGGCAGGGTATACGGGAGAGGATACTCAAAGACAGGCCATGTAATCTTTCTTTTAAAAATGGAAGACCTGTATATAGATAGAGGAGATCCAGGTGTGATATTGAAGATATATAGAAGGATTCTTGATATATCACCAAAGGATCATCTTATATCATTCCTCTACGCAAGATTATGTTTGAGATTAGAGATGATCGACGAAGCGATAGACATGCTAAACATCTTAATTGCAGAAGGAGCAGATTTCAAAGGGCTTCATAAGGCTATGGCTGAGGCATATATACATAGAGGTCAAATGGACAAGGCAGTAGAGGAATTCAGGAAAGCATTCCCTGTTGAACATGTGTACATTCCTTTTTCCTGTGGTAATTGTCAGAGTAAAAAGGTGGAATGGGTAGATTTTTGTGAGAATTGCTATAGCTGGAACACAATAAATGTGAAAAAAGAAGAGTTTCTCCATGCTGATTCAGCGGAATTAAGAATGCTTTACGAAGTGGAAGACTGGGAAGGAGAATAG
- the trxB gene encoding thioredoxin-disulfide reductase — translation MGEFHEAIIVGGGPAGLTAGIYLMRAGVDTLLIEKMILGGAPVYTERIENYPGFPDSISGRELMSKFIAHAKAQGLVMKEFSEVEKISLKGERFIIKTPDGQFESTGVIVTTGTEPAKMNVPGESRFLGMGVSYCATCDGAFFRDMDVAVIGGGDAAIEEGLSLANIVRKVYVIHRRDALRAQKILQDRAFRNSKMEFLWNKRPVEVGGKDQVEYIVVEDTKTKERSKVEVSGVFVYIGSNPNTSFLGDLVERDDAGFVLTDDNLFTRTKGLFIAGDARKKTLRQISTAVGDGALAAVNLERYILEKR, via the coding sequence GTGGGAGAATTTCATGAGGCAATTATCGTAGGTGGTGGGCCTGCAGGGCTTACGGCTGGCATATATCTTATGAGGGCTGGCGTGGATACACTTCTTATTGAAAAAATGATTTTAGGTGGAGCCCCTGTATATACAGAACGTATTGAAAACTATCCAGGATTTCCTGATAGCATATCAGGTAGAGAGTTGATGAGTAAATTTATTGCCCATGCAAAAGCACAGGGGCTTGTGATGAAGGAATTTTCAGAGGTTGAGAAGATATCACTTAAGGGGGAAAGGTTTATAATCAAGACCCCGGATGGTCAGTTTGAATCTACTGGAGTAATAGTGACAACAGGAACAGAACCGGCGAAAATGAATGTACCTGGCGAGAGCAGGTTTTTGGGAATGGGTGTCTCCTATTGTGCAACGTGCGATGGTGCCTTTTTCAGGGATATGGATGTGGCTGTTATTGGCGGAGGAGATGCTGCTATAGAGGAAGGGCTATCTTTAGCCAATATCGTGAGGAAGGTTTATGTTATCCATAGAAGGGACGCATTGAGGGCTCAGAAGATACTTCAGGACAGGGCTTTTAGGAATAGCAAGATGGAATTTTTGTGGAATAAGAGACCTGTCGAGGTTGGTGGCAAGGACCAGGTTGAATATATTGTGGTTGAAGATACAAAAACCAAAGAACGCTCGAAGGTCGAAGTCAGCGGGGTGTTTGTGTATATAGGTTCAAACCCGAATACTTCTTTTCTCGGGGACCTTGTAGAAAGGGATGACGCTGGATTTGTGCTGACTGACGATAATCTTTTCACCAGAACAAAGGGATTATTTATTGCAGGGGATGCGAGGAAAAAGACCTTGAGGCAGATTTCTACAGCCGTGGGCGATGGAGCCCTTGCGGCAGTCAACCTCGAACGGTATATCCTTGAGAAGAGGTAA
- the rplU gene encoding 50S ribosomal protein L21, with translation MYAIIESGGKQYKIEEGKKIRLEKFPNSEGEEVQIREVLAINDGNNIVIGNPYIDGAYVHGKVVLQNKQKKVTVFKYKRRKDSKKKMGHRQHYTELLIEKIFLEAPHGA, from the coding sequence ATGTATGCCATTATTGAGAGCGGAGGCAAGCAGTACAAAATCGAGGAAGGGAAGAAAATAAGGCTTGAGAAGTTCCCAAACAGTGAAGGGGAAGAGGTTCAAATTAGAGAGGTTTTAGCCATTAATGACGGCAATAATATTGTTATTGGTAACCCTTACATAGATGGGGCTTATGTTCACGGTAAGGTGGTTTTACAGAACAAGCAAAAAAAGGTAACGGTATTCAAGTATAAGAGGAGAAAGGATAGTAAAAAAAAGATGGGACATCGTCAACACTATACTGAATTACTGATAGAAAAGATCTTTTTGGAGGCACCTCATGGCGCATAA
- a CDS encoding TraR/DksA family transcriptional regulator — MKKQRLDFFRKRLLKMRGDILNKAKKLKEDSYTLGTDGIQDMADAASNSYNVDILMSISDNDLNLLKDIDNALDKIANKTYGICEECEGNISEKRLEANPVARYCITCKRIIEEKGI; from the coding sequence ATGAAGAAACAAAGGCTTGATTTTTTTAGAAAGAGACTGCTGAAGATGAGAGGGGATATACTGAACAAGGCAAAAAAACTGAAAGAGGATTCTTATACCCTTGGAACGGATGGCATTCAAGATATGGCGGATGCTGCGAGCAACTCATACAACGTAGATATACTTATGAGCATAAGTGATAATGATTTGAACCTCCTGAAGGATATAGATAATGCCCTGGACAAAATAGCGAACAAAACATATGGTATATGTGAAGAGTGTGAAGGAAATATAAGTGAGAAAAGACTTGAAGCAAATCCAGTAGCAAGGTATTGTATTACTTGTAAAAGAATAATTGAAGAGAAAGGTATATAG
- the proB gene encoding glutamate 5-kinase has protein sequence MLNIKRLVIKIGTSVLLDKEKKISTKMIKNIAAQVREIKDMNIDVVIVSSGAIACGMELLHMKKKPREIEKRQALASLGQVLLMKMYMETFEREKINVGQILLTHEDIKNKNRCLNLMNTINSLLNMDIVPVINENDALSFKEIRFGDNDNLSALIAQISNADLLLLLSDVEGLFEQDPKRYPGAHMISVVKKVDTGIEKIAGGTRSEKSIGGMVSKIEAAKKAGYFGIPTRVVRGDIENVVLKIIEEEDIGTIFLPEKKMARSKWWTAFAYKVRGEIWVDEGAERAVIYNGKSLLPSGVLKIEGDFSRGECIEMNNINGKVIAKGITNYSSSDINKIKGLKSIDIEKKLGYKYAEEVIHRDNMVVM, from the coding sequence ATGCTTAACATCAAACGTCTGGTAATAAAAATAGGCACTTCAGTGCTTTTAGACAAAGAAAAAAAGATAAGCACCAAAATGATAAAAAACATTGCAGCGCAGGTAAGAGAAATCAAGGACATGAATATTGACGTAGTTATTGTTTCGAGCGGGGCAATAGCCTGTGGTATGGAACTCCTCCACATGAAAAAGAAGCCAAGAGAGATTGAAAAAAGGCAAGCCCTTGCATCCCTTGGTCAGGTTCTATTGATGAAGATGTACATGGAAACCTTTGAAAGAGAAAAAATAAATGTGGGTCAGATACTGCTTACCCATGAAGACATAAAGAACAAGAACAGGTGCCTGAATCTCATGAACACTATAAATTCGTTACTGAACATGGATATTGTTCCAGTAATCAACGAGAATGATGCACTCTCATTTAAAGAGATAAGGTTTGGAGACAATGACAACCTCTCAGCCCTTATTGCCCAGATTTCCAACGCAGATTTACTCCTTCTTCTCTCAGACGTTGAAGGCTTGTTCGAACAGGACCCTAAAAGGTATCCCGGGGCACACATGATAAGTGTTGTGAAAAAAGTAGATACAGGAATCGAAAAGATAGCAGGGGGAACAAGGAGTGAAAAGAGCATAGGGGGGATGGTGAGTAAAATTGAGGCGGCAAAGAAGGCCGGCTATTTCGGCATCCCCACAAGGGTTGTAAGGGGAGATATAGAAAATGTGGTGTTGAAAATAATAGAGGAGGAGGATATAGGCACCATATTCCTTCCAGAAAAAAAAATGGCAAGGAGCAAGTGGTGGACAGCCTTTGCCTATAAAGTCAGAGGGGAAATATGGGTAGACGAAGGGGCAGAACGTGCTGTAATCTACAATGGGAAAAGCCTCCTGCCCTCTGGCGTCCTGAAAATAGAAGGAGATTTCTCAAGAGGTGAGTGTATAGAGATGAACAATATAAATGGGAAGGTTATTGCGAAAGGCATAACAAATTATTCCTCATCCGATATTAATAAAATAAAGGGCTTAAAAAGTATTGATATAGAAAAGAAACTCGGATATAAATACGCTGAAGAGGTAATACACAGGGATAATATGGTGGTAATGTGA